In the Prochlorococcus marinus str. MIT 9312 genome, TTACTCTCATGGTTATATGGCGCATGATAAAGGTTATGTCAGATTTTTTACATATTTAGCTCTTTTTAGTAGTTCAATGATGGGATTAATAATTAGTCCAAATTTGTTAGAAATTTACGTTTTTTGGGAATTAGTGGGAATGTGTTCATACTTATTGGTTGGTTTTTGGTACGACAGAGATGGTGCTGCCCACGCTGCACAAAAAGCATTCGTTGTTAATAGGGTGGGAGACTTTGGCTTATTACTAGGTATTCTTGGTCTATTTTGGGCAACTAATAGTTTTGATTTTAATGAAATAGCTATTGGAATTTCTCAATCAATATCTGACAATTCAATACCTATTTGGGCTGCTTTACTACTTTGTTTTTTGGTTTTTTTAGGTCCAATGGCCAAATCTGCACAGTTTCCTCTTCATGTATGGTTACCTGATGCAATGGAGGGGCCGACACCGATCTCTGCACTTATCCATGCAGCTACGATGGTTGCCGCAGGGATATTTCTAGTGGCGAGGCTGCAACCTTTGTATTCAATATTCCCCTATATTCAGTTTATTATTGCTTTAGTTGGTACCATTACTTGTTTTTTAGGCGCTTCTATAGCTTTGACCCAAATGGATTTAAAAAAGGGGTTAGCGTACAGTACTGTCTCCCAACTGGGTTATATGATGCTTGCGATGGGTTGTGGAGCTCCAGTAGCAGGAATATTCCATTTGGTTACTCATGCTTGCTTCAAGGCAATGTTATTTTTGGGATCCGGTTCTGTAATACATGCTATGGAAGAAGTCGTTGGTCATCAGCCTATATTGGCTCAAGATATGAGATTGATGGGCGGTCTAAGAAAAAAAATGCCATATACTTCCGCAACATTTCTAATAGGTTGTGTGGCAATTAGTGGTATTCCCCCATTGGCAGGTTTTTGGAGTAAAGACGAGATACTAGGAAATGCATTTATATCATTTCCAGCTTTTTGGTTTGTAGGGCTTTTAACAGCTGGCATGACTGCATTTTATATGTTTAGGCTTTATTTCTTGACATTTGAAGGAGATTTCAGAGGGGAGAATAAAGAATTACAAAAGGAGCTTTTAATCGCTTCCAACGTAAATTTAGATGAGGAAAATGTAGAAGAGCATGAAGAGCATGGCTCTATTCATGAGTCTCCCTGGTCAATGACATTTCCTTTGGTTTTTCTGGCTGTGCCATCTTTAATTATAGGTTTTATGGGACTTCCATGGGATAGTAAATTTGCAAATTTACTAGATCCTGAAGAAGCAGAGATTGCTGCAAAAACCTTCGAGATAAAAGAATTTATGCCTTTAGCGATAGCTTCAGTTCTTATTGCATCAGCTGGGATCGTTATTGCCTATCAGGCATATTTCTTGAAAAAAATTAATTTGTCAGTTTTATTTGCCAAGAAGTTTCCTTCTATTAATCAATTCTTGTCAAATAAATGGTATCTAGATGATATTAATGAAAAACTTTTTGTTAAGGGTAGTAGAAAACTTGCTAAAGAAGTTTTAGAAGTTGATTCTAAGGTTGTTGATGGCGTTGTTAATCTTACTGGACTCGTAACTTTAGGCAGTGGAGAAGGTTTAAAATATTTTGAGACTGGTAGAGCTCAATTTTACGCTCTTATTATTTTTGGAGGAGTTATTCTATTAGTTGCTATATTTGGTTTTCAATCTCCTCAAGTAACTTAATTACAATTGTGTGTCTTCACTGTCCATTGGGATGAAAAAATACAGATAATTTCTAGACTTTATTTAAGAGAAACTTCTTATTAAATTGAGTAATTATTATTTTACAAATTTTGCGACACAAATGTTGGGAACTTTGGGATCTGGATTCTCTAATTTTCCTTGGCTATCTGCCTCAATTTTGTTTCCAATTGGTAGTGCATTTGTTATACCTTTTTTCCCAGATAAAGGCGATGGGAAAGAGGTTAGATGGTTTGCATTATCTATTGCATTAACAACTTTTTTAATAACTGTAGGTTCATACATAAATGGCTTTGATATTAATAATGAAAATGTTCAACTGAAAGAAAATGTTAGTTGGCTCCCTGATTTAGGTCTTACTTGGTCTGTTGGTGCTGATGGTATTTCGATGCCGTTAATATTATTAACTAGTTTTATAACTGCTTTAGCAGTTCTAGCTGCATGGCCTGTCAAGTTCAAGCCAAAGTTATTTTTCTTTTTGATATTGGTCATGGATGGTGGGCAAATCGCTGTATTCGCAGTTCAAGATATGCTTTTATTCTTTCTAACTTGGGAACTTGAGTTAATTCCCGTTTATTTACTATTGGCTATATGGGGTGGCAAAAATAGACAATATGCAGCAACAAAATTCATTATTTATACAGCTGGAAGTTCTATATTTATCCTACTAGCAGCATTGGCAATGGGTTTCTACGGAACAGAAATTCCTAACTTTGAGTTTTCGCACTTGGCAGCTCAAGATTTTACTCAAAAATTCCAAATTCTTTGTTACGTTGGGCTTTTAATTGCATTTGGAGTAAAGCTACCAATAGTGCCTCTTCATACTTGGCTTCCAGACGCTCATGGAGAGGCTACAGCTCCTGTTCATATGCTGCTAGCTGGAATTTTATTAAAAATGGGAGGATATGCTCTTTTAAGATTTAATGCTCAATTATTACCCGCTGCTCATGCACAATTTGCTCCATTATTAATAGTTTTGGGAGTAGTAAATATAATTTATGCTGCATTAACTTCTTTTGCACAAAGAAATCTCAAAAGAAAAATTGCATACAGTTCTATAAGTCATATGGGTTTTGTTCTTATTGGAATAGGCAGTTTTAGTAGTCTTGGAACAAGCGGAGCAATGCTACAAATGGTTAGTCATGGATTAATTGGAGCTAGTTTATTTTTTCTTGTTGGAGCAACCTATGACAGAACAAAGACTCTTAAACTTGATGAAATGAGTGGTGTAGGACAAAAAATGAGAATAATGTTTGCCTTATGGACTGCTTGCTCCCTTGCTTCACTTGCTTTGCCAGGTATGAGTGGATTTGTTTCCGAATTAATGGTATTCACAGGATTTGTTACCGATGAAGTTTATACACTTCCGTTTAGGGTGATTATGGCCTCTTTAGCTGCTATAGGTGTAATACTTACTCCTATTTATCTACTTTCAATGTTACGAGAAATTTTCTTTGGTAAAGAAAATCCTAAATTAACCGAAGAACGTAAACTTATCGATGCAGAGCCCAGGGAAGTTTATATTATTGCTTGTTTACTTTTGCCGATAATTGGAATAGGTCTATACCCAAGATTAGTTACTGAAAGTTATCTTGCATCTATTAATAATTTAGTTGATAGAGATTTAACTGCTGTTAAAAGTGCTGTGAAAACAAATATTTTTTCAGGAACAAAAAAAAATGAGATCCTAAAAGCTCCAACAATATAATTTTTTAAATTAATTCAATATTGTTTGGCATTAAATAATTAAGGAGATATCTTATGGGTAGATATTTAAAATTTTAAAATACCTTATTTCAATTCCATTGATAGGCAACAATTAGGACCTAGATTGTTGATTAAGTTTCTTCAAGATGCCGCTGGAAAAGGTGATCTTGATCCATGGGATATTGATGTAATAAGTGTAATTGATAGCTTTTTAGAGCAATACTCACAATCTTTTGGAAGAAAATCAAATAATCAGAGTTCATATCATAAGGATTTATCTGAGACTAGTGAGGCTTTTTTTGCAGCTTCCGTACTAGTCAATTTAAAGGCTCAAGTTTTGGAATCTGATGTTTTCAAAGAAAATTCTTCAGATTTTGAAGATGATTTTGACGTGGATGATCATGATTGGATTGATCAAGAATTTGATATTCCAAAATACCCTGAAAAATATCTAAGGAGAAGATCAATAGCACAACCAATTCTCAAACGTACAACAACTCTTGGAGAACTGGTAAGTCAGTTAGAGTCTATTGCTGAAGTGATAGAAACCCAAGATCTCTTGCTAATGAAGAGAAAAAGAAATAAAAAATATTCTGATAAGGCTTTAATTTCTCAAGTTAAATCATTAGCGCATCGCGAGAAACTACCAGAAACCACTAAAGCATTAGGTGAATTTATTGAGGGGTGGGAAAAAGCATTACAGTGGACAGATTTTGAATGCTTAGTTGAGAAATGGAAAACAGTTGTAAAAAATGATTTAGATAAAGATCGTCTTGGGGTCTTTTGGGCTTTGTTATTTTTATTATCTGAAAACAAAATTGAAATTAAACAAATTAATTCCTTATATGGTCCAATTCAAATTAAAAGAATAATTCCTGAAGGGGGTTTAGCTCAATTGCCTATAGAAAATCTTGAGGCAACCAATACCTATCATTCTGCTGTTTAGGAGCTTAGTAGTAATAACGTATAATCTTTAAAAAGAGGTTTTGAATTCATGAAGGCAATGATACTTGCGGCAGGTAAAGGTACACGTGTTCAGCCCATAACTCATATTATTCCAAAACCAATGATACCGATTCTACAAAAGCCTGTAATGGAGTTTCTTTTAGAACTCTTAAAAGAGCATGGCTTTAAAGAAATAATGGTTAATGTTTCCCATCTCGCTGAAGAAATTGAAAATTACTTTCGGGATGGTCAAAGATTCGGTGTGGAGATAGCGTATAGTTTCGAAGGTAGAATTGAAGATGGGGAATTAATTGGAGATGCTTTAGGTTCGGCAGGAGGATTAAAAAAAATTCAAGATTTCCAAAAATTCTTTGATGAAACTTTTGTTGTGCTTTGTGGAGATGCTTTAGTTGACTTAGATTTGACTGAAGCAGTTAAGAAACATAAGGAAAAGGGAGCAATTGCAAGTTTAATAACTAAAAAAGTAACTAGAGATCAGGTATCAAGTTATGGTGTAGTAGTCTCTGATGAAAATGGTCGAATTAAGGCTTTTCAAGAAAAGCCATCTATAGATAAAGCTTTAAGTGATTCTATTAATACAGGTATTTATCTTTTTGA is a window encoding:
- a CDS encoding NAD(P)H-quinone oxidoreductase subunit 5; translation: MPQASEIAWLIPVFPLIGAVLSGLGLISINKKINNSREIVSVGLISFVGISAVISYKALIEQVNGYQSVEKLFVWASAGDFTIPMGFVLDPLGSVMLALVTTITLLVMIYSHGYMAHDKGYVRFFTYLALFSSSMMGLIISPNLLEIYVFWELVGMCSYLLVGFWYDRDGAAHAAQKAFVVNRVGDFGLLLGILGLFWATNSFDFNEIAIGISQSISDNSIPIWAALLLCFLVFLGPMAKSAQFPLHVWLPDAMEGPTPISALIHAATMVAAGIFLVARLQPLYSIFPYIQFIIALVGTITCFLGASIALTQMDLKKGLAYSTVSQLGYMMLAMGCGAPVAGIFHLVTHACFKAMLFLGSGSVIHAMEEVVGHQPILAQDMRLMGGLRKKMPYTSATFLIGCVAISGIPPLAGFWSKDEILGNAFISFPAFWFVGLLTAGMTAFYMFRLYFLTFEGDFRGENKELQKELLIASNVNLDEENVEEHEEHGSIHESPWSMTFPLVFLAVPSLIIGFMGLPWDSKFANLLDPEEAEIAAKTFEIKEFMPLAIASVLIASAGIVIAYQAYFLKKINLSVLFAKKFPSINQFLSNKWYLDDINEKLFVKGSRKLAKEVLEVDSKVVDGVVNLTGLVTLGSGEGLKYFETGRAQFYALIIFGGVILLVAIFGFQSPQVT
- a CDS encoding segregation/condensation protein A, translated to MLIKFLQDAAGKGDLDPWDIDVISVIDSFLEQYSQSFGRKSNNQSSYHKDLSETSEAFFAASVLVNLKAQVLESDVFKENSSDFEDDFDVDDHDWIDQEFDIPKYPEKYLRRRSIAQPILKRTTTLGELVSQLESIAEVIETQDLLLMKRKRNKKYSDKALISQVKSLAHREKLPETTKALGEFIEGWEKALQWTDFECLVEKWKTVVKNDLDKDRLGVFWALLFLLSENKIEIKQINSLYGPIQIKRIIPEGGLAQLPIENLEATNTYHSAV
- a CDS encoding NAD(P)H-quinone oxidoreductase subunit 4; the protein is MLGTLGSGFSNFPWLSASILFPIGSAFVIPFFPDKGDGKEVRWFALSIALTTFLITVGSYINGFDINNENVQLKENVSWLPDLGLTWSVGADGISMPLILLTSFITALAVLAAWPVKFKPKLFFFLILVMDGGQIAVFAVQDMLLFFLTWELELIPVYLLLAIWGGKNRQYAATKFIIYTAGSSIFILLAALAMGFYGTEIPNFEFSHLAAQDFTQKFQILCYVGLLIAFGVKLPIVPLHTWLPDAHGEATAPVHMLLAGILLKMGGYALLRFNAQLLPAAHAQFAPLLIVLGVVNIIYAALTSFAQRNLKRKIAYSSISHMGFVLIGIGSFSSLGTSGAMLQMVSHGLIGASLFFLVGATYDRTKTLKLDEMSGVGQKMRIMFALWTACSLASLALPGMSGFVSELMVFTGFVTDEVYTLPFRVIMASLAAIGVILTPIYLLSMLREIFFGKENPKLTEERKLIDAEPREVYIIACLLLPIIGIGLYPRLVTESYLASINNLVDRDLTAVKSAVKTNIFSGTKKNEILKAPTI